The proteins below come from a single Drosophila teissieri strain GT53w chromosome 3L, Prin_Dtei_1.1, whole genome shotgun sequence genomic window:
- the LOC122618219 gene encoding uncharacterized protein LOC122618219 — protein MGAKESVEAAAKMNADGWGHVERSSRYHNHRHNQRSQSLNRGQALSQADVSGMW, from the exons atgggCGCCAAGGAAAGTGTCGAGGCAGCCGCCAAAATGAACGCCGATGGTTGGGGCCATGTGGAG CGATCGAGTCGCTACCACAACCATCGGCACAACCAGCGCTCACAGTCGCTGAATCGCGGACAGGCGCTCTCGCAGGCGGACGTGAGCGGCATGTGGTGA
- the LOC122618217 gene encoding uncharacterized protein LOC122618217, which yields MLETGGEAEVLAGFTSADVGPEAKEYNLLRADEEYRNGNVEHSIYYQVKAQFQSTDLRYLTESAELENQRPTTEELIKSASKLEKKDYKSKKFLQNIIKYLQQMEQEKPPKKTSNEIPEYLDFLEDVQDPTEGLTRIVDKCNSLPQEWCVVQLCKSFNPATTYSVFNEIIASDGAIYLTLLRHCRSPQLGPICLRIFSENMVNLFREYSTLVERFRRVVTVDPLNMKGKEAKQKYWEELNGFDTFLHKLLADFRDIISPYSFLFFGKRYDCTVVQKQTNTTYTRVDDFCIVNQWGSHQRVLLSQAALHANRLNAADLKLICYELSSNENEIQSAYDLLKGLAGDWTEVEERQPLASRRFPIILVVDERLDHLHWEQLVTVQEFSRVKSLHCLWRLFQNHKSNIKHGYYTTNIKRGMCVINPDADLVNSGRRLRSFFEYWLSQWQHLFETVPNEEVIVKQALQADCFVYAGHGSGLQYVNGRIICRSRVRSVVFLFGCDSTRMLGTGLYSALYGAHDYYHGALCPSVVGTLMPALDGNMDTVSVTILSLWLAPGDNKVMPWTHIDRVSWLKNGIIKGKEETTPTMDEQPNYHLGSLCSILSLVQQGKVEPNIYNCCIYVCRGLPAWNLAVEKLPL from the exons ATGCTGGAAACCGGTGGTGAGGCTGAGGTGCTGGCCGGTTTCACCAGTGCGGATGTGGGTCCCGAGGCGAAGG AATATAATTTACTGCGCGCTGATGAGGAATATCGCAATGGCAATGTGGAGCACTCAATTTACTACCAGGTTAAAGCCCAGTTCCAGTCCACCGATCTGCGTTACCTTACCGAATCGGCGGAACTGGAGAACCAGCGTCCCACCACAGAGGAGCTGATCAAATCAGCCTCTAAACTGGAGAAAAAGGACTACAAAAG CAAAAAATTCCTGCAGAACATCATCAAGTATCTCCAGCAAATGGAGCAGGAGAAACCGCCGAAAAAGACAAGTAACGAAATACCGGAGTACCTGGACTTTCTAGAGGACGTGCAGGATCCTACTGAAGGTCTAACGCGCATCGTAGATAAGTGTAATAGTCTGCCCCAAGAGTGGTGTGTCGTCCAGCTCTGCAAGAGCTTCAATCCCGCCACCACCTACTCCGTTTTCAATGAGATTATTGCCAGCGATGGAGCCATATATCTAACTCTGCTCCGACACTGTAGAAGTCCCCAACTGGGACCGATTTGCCTGAGAATTTTCAGCGAAAATATGGTCAATCTCTTTCGGGAGTACAGCACTCTGGTGGAAAGATTTAGGCGAGTGGTAACCGTGGATCCGCTTAACATGAAAGGTAAAGAGGCTAAGCAGAAGTATTGGGAGGAGCTGAATGGTTTTGATACCTTTCTCCAC AAACTTCTCGCTGACTTTCGGGACATAATATCTCCGTATTCCTTTCTGTTCTTTGGCAAAAGATATGACTGCACTGTTGTccaaaaacaaaccaataCCACCTACACTCGTGTTGACGATTTCTGTATAGTTAATCAATGGGGTTCCCACCAACGTGTTTTGCTTTCCCAAGCGGCTCTGCATGCCAATCGGCTGAACGCCGCAGATCTCAAACTCATCTGCTATGAACTGTCCAGCAACGAAAACGAGATCCAGTCGGCGTATGATTTGCTCAAGGGTTTGGCCGGCGACTGGACAGAAGTGGAGGAGCGCCAGCCTCTGGCAAGCAGAAGATTTCCCATCATCCTGGTGGTCGATGAG CGACTAGACCACCTCCATTGGGAACAACTAGTCACCGTCCAGGAATTCTCACGCGTCAAATCTCTGCACTGCCTATGGCGCTTGTTCCAGAATCACAAATCAAACATAAAGCATGGCTACTacacaacaaatattaaacGTGGCATGTGTGTTATAAACCCAGATGCGGATTTGGTCAACTCCGGCCGCAGGTTGCGCAGCTTCTTTGAGTACTGGCTCTCCCAGTGGCAGCATCTTTTCGAAACCGTGCCCAACGAGGAGGTGATAGTGAAACAGGCCCTCCAAGCTGATTGCTTTGT ATACGCAGGTCACGGTTCTGGGCTGCAGTACGTCAATGGTCGCATAATTTGCCGGTCTCGCGTTCGCAGCGTGGTTTTTCTATTTGGTTGCGACTCTACACGCATGTTGGGCACAGGCCTGTACAGCGCATTATATGGAGCCCATGACTATTACCACGGAGCTCTCTGTCCTTCGGTAGTGGGCACTCTCATGCCCGCCTTGGATGGGAATATGGATACAGTTTCGGTGACAATATTGAGTCTTTGGTTAGCCCCCGGAGATAACAAAGTCATGCCGTGGACACATATTGATCGCGTGTCCTGGCTTAAAAATGGCATTATAAAAG GAAAAGAGGAAACCACGCCCACGATGGACGAACAACCCAACTACCACCTGGGCAGCCTGTGCTCGATCCTATCTCTGGTACAGCAAGGAAAAGTGGAACCGAATATCTACAACTGCTGCATTTACGTGTGTCGCGGACTACCCGCATGGAATTTGGCCGTGGAAAAGTTGCCTTTATAG